Within Sporosarcina sp. PTS2304, the genomic segment TTGTGCATATGTAGTTAATGTCTCGATTTCCTTTTTTAATAATTGTTGATGTTCTTTGAAATTTTCTAATGCGACATCGCGTTTATCTGCCAAATACGCACGCATATACATGCCTTGCAGTGCCATTTCAGTTTGTACCGCGCTTGCGCTTAATGACATCTTCACTTGTGAATCTAACATATTTTCATAGCTCTCTGTGACGTTCTTGAGCTGGGATATACTGAAGAAGGAGAACATAAGCAAGACTGCTAACATTACACCAAATCCACCGAATATCTTTTTACCAATGGTCATTTATAATTTCCTCCTATAACTAAATTCCTAAGCATAGAATATATTTTACTATATTCTATCTATCTAAGCTAAAAGTATTTGTATATTACTAATTTATTATTAAAATAAATTCACAAATAATACGAATGAACGGCATGTACACTACTATTATCGTCTGCAAGAATATAAATTTGATAGACAAATCCAAAAAGTGTCGCTACTATCTAGCAATTTAAAAATACACAAAGCGATGAACTTTGTGCATTTTTACTAATCCCTATTTAAACGTTGTAATGTTTATAACATAGATATACTTCCTTGCTGTTCCTTTTTACATCAATACGAACTATATTTAATGGTGCAAATATCTGATAAAAAAATTTCTTGCACAGCCACATCACCAAAAGGTTGAAAATACAGCAGTCTTTTATGTCGATCAAAACGTAAAAAATAGCCGTTTTGTTGATGGTCTTTTGACTCTTTTAAAGTGATTTCAACAGGAGCTCCCATTGATAAATCAACTAAAATATGAATGATTTTTTTATCGTCATAACAGCGTGGTTCTCTCTTTGAGGGGAGGGAAGAGTCACAACCTTTACAAGGTCTATACTTTCTAGATGCCATCTGTTCAGCACCTCCTTCTCTTCTAGCGTATGTTCCAAAAAAGTAGAGAATTGTGCCGGTTCACCGGATAGGAAAAATTACGAATATGGAATTCTAGAGAAAAGATGATACAGATGTGAATGAGAAAAAGAAATTTTAGATTTCATTGACTAAATGATACAATACATAAAAACTGCCCAGAGTGAGGTGACGTAACTATGAAAATATTGCTTCTCATAAAAGATCCGCTAGAAGCACAAGGCTTACAATGGCTTCTGACTTCGCAATGGACTGATGTGACAGTAGAAGTAACAGACCAAGTAAGCGTATTACATACATTTCAAGATGCTTATCTTTATATTATTGATATGGATTTTATTAAACATGAAGAGGTAGAGCTTCCCACGCAAACTCTGTGGCTTGGCATCTCATCGGAGCGAACGTTTCAAACGGTTTATGAGGCGCTTTCAAAAAAGGCGGAAGATGTACTATTTCGACCGTTTCCACCTGAAAGATTAGTAAAACAAATTCAGCAAATTCGTTTTAGATGGCGCAACGAACAAGTGGAACGAACACAGCCAGTAACTGCCGAGAAACATTCTATTTCATATGAAGACTTAATCATTCGCGAGACTGTTATCGAATATCCGGTCTGTATGAGTTTGCTGGCCATATCCGATGTGGATGCATTGGATTTACTCGTTGATAAATTGAAAGTTCATGATTTTCCTTCTACATTTCAAGTGTTTCCGTTTTCTAATCATGTATTAGTTATTCATCAATTGAAAGAGATGCAAGCATTACATGAGGCGTATCGCATATTTTTCTCGCAGTGGAAACGACTATCAGATGCGTTGCTCACGATTTATCTTTATACAGAAGAGAAAAATATAAGTTATCGTGAATTATATAAAAAGATGCGATTATTTCACGAACGTATTTTTTATGACGGCTACGATATTATTATGCAAATTGAAGAGGAAGTTCAGTGGAAGGAACTCGATCCGTTTTTATCACCAATCGACCAGCAAAAATGGATTGAAATGTTAAATAAACAACAATTACAAAAAATACGTGATTGGCTGGAATATGATTTTCTTACGTTAGAACCGCCATATCCGAATCCCGAGATGGTACGTGTACGACTCACAAGTATATTGGCGCAAATGCGTCGTTATATGATGGCTAATTCACTCCAGTCTTCGCATGTGGAGACTTCGTATCATGAACTATTTAATAAAACGATCCAAGAGCCGATTATGTATGAGATCATCCAATCGTTCATTACATTCAGCAGTGAATTGATTAGAACATCAAGTGAGCTTAATGTATCGCAGGACTTTGTAGAAAAAGTACGTGAGAGAATGGTAATGAACTATTGGGACTCTTCTTGGAATTTAGCTGACTGCGCGGATGAAATGAAAATGCATAAAAGTACATTGAGCCGTAAGTATGCAAAAGAAGCAGAAGATTCTTTTCGTGATGCGTTATTACGTATTCGGATTGAACAAGCTAAGCGTTTATTAAAAGAGACAGATTTGGCTATCGCTGATGTGGCAATCACTTCAGGATTTTCACACCCTGCTTATTTTAGTAAACGATTTAAAGAAGCGACAGGATGGACACCTTATGCATATCGCCAATCGTGAGTTAATTTATCAAGCCTGTAGATTATGCAAAGAAAGGAATTAGCTCTTGGAAATTTATCTAACTATGATTTATATATAAGTCAACAAAGTATAAATGAAAACGTTTACCTTTAAAGAATGTGTATGAAATGTAAAATCATCACTAAAGTACAACGTAATTAACTGATGATTCTTAGTATACTAATAGTAACTTAAAAGGAGGTCATTATTATGACGATAAAACAAACACATAACGCAAGTGAAAAAGTAATTCAATATACAGGAACGGAACTTCACACGAAAGGATGGCAGCAAGAAGCGGCTCTTCGCATGCTGATGAATAATTTACATCCAGACGTAGCAGAGCATCCAGATAAACTGGTAGTGTACGGCGGAATCGGGAAAGCAGCACGTAACTGGGAAAGCTTTGATGCGATCGTTCGTTCATTGAAAGAATTGGAGAACGATGAGACATTGCTAGTACAATCAGGAAAGCCGGTTGTTATTTTCAAAACGCATGAAAATGCTCCGCGCGTATTAATCGCAAATTCTAATATCGTTCCTGCTTATGCAAATTGGGATACATTCCATGAGCTAGATAAAAAAGGTTTGATGATGTATGGACAAATGACTGCTGGAAGCTGGATCTATATCGGTTCACAAGGAATCGTACAAGGGACATACGAAACATTTGCTGAGCTAGCTAATCAACATTTCGGTGGCTCGCTAAAAGGAACAATTACAGTAACAGCTGGATTAGGTGGAATGGGTGGTGCTCAACCACTAGCAGTTACAATGGCTGGCGGAGTTTGTATCGGAATTGAAGTAGATGAAACTCGCATCGATCGCCGCATTGAAACGCGTTACACAGATGTGAAAACAGATTCATTAGATGAAGCGATTCGTCTTGCGGAAGAAGCGAAGGCAGAAAGAAAAGCCTTATCAATCGGTCTATTAGGAAATGCGGCGGATGTTTTGCCGGAAATGATTTCACGCGGATTTATTCCAGACGTTCTAACAGATCAAACATCCGCACATGACCCGTTGAATGGATATGTCCCATCTAAGATGACTATGGAAGAAGCAGCAAAACTTCGTGCTTCTAATCCAGAAGAATACGTACGTCTATCAAAAAAAGCGATGGCACAGCACGTTTCAGCGATGATCGACATGATGGATAAAGGAGCAATCACGTTTGACTATGGGAATAATATTCGTCAAGTAGCAAAAGATGAAGGCGTAGAGCGTGCATTTGACTTCCCAGGATTCGTCCCAGCTTATATCCGTCCGCAATTCTGTGAAGGAAAAGGTCCATTCCGCTGGGTAGCACTTTCAGGAGATCCTGAAGATATCCGTAAAACAGACGAAGTGATTTTACGCGAATTTAGCTACAATACACATTTGTGCAACTGGATCAAAATGGCGCAAGAAAAAATTCAATTCCAAGGGTTACCAGCTCGTATTTGCTGGTTAGGATATGGAGAACGCGCTCGTTTTGGTAAAATAATTAATGATATGGTAGCGAGTGGCGAATTAAGTGCACCGATCGTTATCGGCCGTGACCACTTGGATTCAGGTTCTGTTTCTTCACCTAACCGTGAAACTGAAGCAATGAAAGACGGTTCAGATGTAGTATCTGACTGGCCGATCCTAAATGCAATGGTCAATGCTGTTGGTGGAGCGACTTGGGTTTCTCTGCACCACGGTGGTGGCGTAGGAATGGGGTATTCTCAACATGCGGGCATGGTAATTGTTGCGGACGGTACAAAAGAAGCGGAAGCACGTCTTGAGCGTGTATTGACTACGGATCCTGGAATGGGTGTTGTACGTCACGCGGATGCAGGATATGATATCGCAATTCAAACTGCGAAAGAAAAAGGAATTAATATGCCAATGTTGAAAGGTGGAAAATAATTGAAACCAGTATGGATTAAACATGCAAAAGAACTGGCAACAATCGCGGGTGAAAATGGGGCACGTAAAGGGAAAGACATGTCTGAACTAGCAATTATTGAAGATGGAAGCGTCTGGATTGAAGACGGCAAAATTGCTGCAGTAGGTACAACAGCAGAACTGGAAGAACAGTTTGCAAACCGTACGCATGAAGCGGATATTGTCGATGCTACAGGGCGTCTAGTGACTCCGGGACTCGTCGATCCACATACGCATATTGTCTATGGAGGTAGCCGTGAGCGTGAATTTGAAATGCGTTTAGAAGGTGCTACGTATATGGATATTATGAATGCGGGTGGCGGAATTCATGCAACATGCCGTATGACACGTGAAGCGACAGAAGACGAACTAATCGAACAAAGCTCACGTCGTTTAGATTCATTTGCGAAACACGGTGTCACGACTGTTGAAGGTAAGAGTGGATACGGACTCGATTTAGAAACTGAAATGAAGCAATTACGTGTAGCAAAACGCTTAAACGAGCAGCATGCAGTCGAGATTATTCCTACATTCATGGGTGCGCATGCGGTGCCGAATGAGTATAAAGGAAACGAAGATGCATTTGTAGACTTAATCATTGACGAAATGCTTCCGGTAGTAGCGAAAGAGAAATTAGCTATCTTCAATGATGTGTTTTGTGAAAAAGATGTGTTTACTCCAGAACAGTCTGAACGTATTTTAGAAGCAGGTAAAAAGCTTGGCTTAACACCTAAAATTCATGCAGATGAAATTGTATCTTATGGCGGTGCAGAACTCGCAGCGAAAGTGGGTGCAATTTCTGCAGAGCATTTATTAAAAGCATCTGATCAAGGAATTAAAGATATGGCGGAAGCAGGAGTAATCGGTTGTCTACTTCCGGCAACTGCGCTGTTCCTTCGCGAAGAAGCAGCGAAAGGACGTCAAATGATCGATTCTGGGATGGCGGTTGCCATTTCGACAGATTGCAATCCAGGTTCTTCACCTACGACATCTATGCCTCTTGTGATGAATTTAGCATGTATCTCTATGCGTCTAACACCGGCAGAAGCCTTAGTTGCAGCAACGATCAACGCAGCGAGCGCAATTAAAGTAGAAAACCGTGTAGGATCACTAGAGGTAGGAAAACAAGGCGATTTGGTCATGTGGGATATCGGAAGTTACCAAGAACTTCAATACTTATTCGGTGTCAATCATGTAGATAAAGTTTGGAAAAAAGGTCAACAGATCGTTGGATAATAATTGGGGCTGTCCAGAAAGTCAGTGAGAACTGAGTTTCTGTGACAGCCCTTTTTCTCATGAAACGAATAGAAGAATCCTCTCTTCGCCGTTCCTTTCCGTTCCACTCGATATCTTGCTTCAAATAGGTACAAAAAAATCGCCCTTTCTAGTAGAATAAAGTTACCAAACCCACTCTACGAAAGGACGATTTTTTATGCGCGATCCAAAGATTACTTACGAACAGTACACCACAGAACAACTCACTTTTTCTATAGAAGAACATACGGCATCGTTCCGTGGCCTTGAAAAGTTTCATACGAAGTTCGGAATCGTCGCACTGGTTCACAGTTGAAAGTAGCGGGCATCCGCCGGCTACTTTCAACTGTGAACAACTACAAACCAAAATCAGGCAGAGAAAAACGAATCGTTTTTCTCTGCCTGATTTATTTTAGGGACTTATTGGACAGCCCCAATTTTTTGCCTACTAGAAATACGAAATACCTAGTGCCAAAAGTACTGAAAAGAAAAAGCATATGATATAATTAATTTGGTAAGAGAGGAGGAAAAAACATTGCCCAAAAATTCAGAACGGTTTTTAGTGGCGTATAATCGAATTGATAAATCATTAATGAAAATAACAGATCTGCCAAGTCACTTGTCATTTTCTAAAAAAATCGACAGAGCTAAAAATCAAAACGCACTTGTCGCTCATTATGAAGACGAACTTAGAGAGTTTGGAAGTTTACGTAATGCTATTGTACATAATCGAATCGGAATAGACTACACAATTGCAGAACCACACGATCATATTGTAGAAACTATTGAACTAATAGAAGAAAAGCTGTCTCATCCAGTAACAGTTAAAGAGCTCTTTGAAAGAAAAGTACATACAGTACAAGCGAATGAATCATTAGCGACTGGTTTAAAAATTGTTAAAGAAAAGAAATTTAATCAATTACCTATCTATCAAAAAGGTAGATTTATCGGTCTAATTACAGCGAATGGGATAATGAATTGGCTAGCTGGACAAGAGACGGATAACATTTCCCGGGAAATCCCGACATTATTAGACATCTACAATCATGAAAAACGTAAAAAAACATATCGTTTCGTCAAAAGTACGATGTCAGTTTATGAAGCAGAAGGTTATTTCAAGAAATCCATTATGTCTGGTAATCGATTAGAAGCTTTACTTATTACAGAGCAAGGTGGGAAAGATGAAAAATTGATAGGGATTATTACCCCGCTAGATTTATTAAAATTGGATTGACTATATAGGCTTACATATCATTACAAAACACTCGAATTTATCTTTTTTCGAGTGCTTTTGACAATGGAAAAATCCCGACACTTTGCAATAGTAACGATAAAAACACAACCGCAAATCCCAATGATACTAAAACGTCTGCTGACGAATCAGTAGCATCTGCTAAACTTAATAATAAAAAAATCGACATCGTTCCACGAATACCTGCCCACGACAAAAGCGAGGCCTCTTTAACGTTCACATGTTTACGATAACCAGAGAACATTTTCAACGTACCCATGATTACAATAAATCTTGTTAGCAAAGAGAAGATGAAAATTCCGCTTGCTAATAACCAATAGTTAAATGATAGTAAATAATCTGCTGAGATAATTCCAATTACTAAAAATAAAATAGAGAGTAAGGCAGGCTCAGCCACTTCCCAAAAACCGTTTAATGAATTACGGTAGTCTTTTTCATGAGGTGTACGTTCTAATTCAGCCGACAGCATAATACCAGCAGCTACCGTAGCTAATACACCAGAAAATCCGAAACCCTCTGCCAAATGAAATACACTATAAGCAATGATGATACTCAGCAACACTTGATGCTCTCGGTGTGTTGAAACATGTATTGCTTTACTAACCAGCCATCCCGCAGCCAAGCCGGTAACAATACCCCCGATAGAAACAAACAAAAACTTCCCGACAAATGACCAAAACTCAAAATTTTCTTGCTGTGTAAACATAGTCAATAGCACAGTGAACAAAACGACGCTCGTACCATCATTAATCATAGATTCTCCGTCTACTATTTCTGAAACAGCAGGGTCTTTCAATGATTTTTTCAAAATCGACACGACAGACACGGGATCAGTAGGCGTTAAAATAGAAGCCACCAACAATGCGCCGGCCAACGAAATGCTAATTACTGTACCTAACGCATACGTCACGATGCCTAATAAAATTGCTGTAAGGAGCAATCCTACCGTACTAAGAACGCCTATTACTGCGGCGTGCTTCTTTAAGGATTTGGCGGAGTAGTGATAGGCGGAAGTAAATAATAGTCCGGGTAAAAAGACGGTATAGATTAGTTCTTTTGAGACAGTGATAGTGCTGAAATAGGGGATAAATGAAAGTCCGAATCCGATAGTGACTAAAAAAACGGGTAAGGGAAAGTTCTTTTGTTTTTTGTCGATAGTCATCGCGATGTAGCCGATGGTTAATAAGATTAGTACTTGTACGATATCCATATCAACCCACCTTTCCCTGCATTTATTTCTTAATATAGTTTCTATTCCCTTCGTGGTGCTTGTGAAAACGGGTTGTTTAGCAGGTTGAAGTTTTTGTAGCTTTGAGAAGAGCGCGACTAGCTGGTATTGTTACTGACTTTAGAAAGTGGCTACAGTAAGCAGAAACCCCACTAATTCCAAAATCTAAAATTAAGACGATTTACGATCCAACAAAAACTAGTCTTCCAAGCTGAACAAACTAATAAACTCTTAACTTTATGAATAGTACATAATAATCATAATCAGAAATATAGTTGACAACGATTCTCATTATCAACTATGATTAACCTCAATGAGAAACATTCTCATTATATCTGAGGAGGAATGAAGAAATGAAGAAGCTAGCAAGCGTGTTAAGTATACTCATGTTACTATTCGTACTCAGTGCTTGTGGCACGAAAGACGAAAAAGCTACAGAAAATGTAGTAGCAGCAACAGCTGAACAACCTGAAGAAACAAGCCACAAAACAATTGAAGTAACAGACATGACAGGCCAAACCTTGACATTCGAAAAAGCTCCAGAAACCGTTGCTACATTAAGCTCGGGTGACTTAGACATGTTACTGGCGCTTGATATAGAAATAGCCGGTCGTCCAACTGTACAAGGATCGCCAGTAAAAGAACTGGAAGGAATTACAGAGGTCGGCAATCCACATCAACCGAACTTCGAAAAAATTGCAGAAGTCAATCCTGATGTAATCATAGCAGCTCCAAGTTTTAAACAACATGAAGCAAATATGGAGCGTCAAGGAACAAAAGTTATTTATACAGCAGCGAACTCCGTTGAGGATATCAAAAATACCATTGGACTATTCGGAAAGCTATTTGCTAAAGAACAACAAGCAAAAACCATTCAAGACACGATCACAAATGAAATTGAGAAAAGCATATCAGAAAAAGCGGATGCTGTGAAAACTTTATTAGTTTACGGTGCGCCAGGTACATATATGGTTGCGTTACCAAATTCATTGTCAGGGAATTTACTAGAATTAGCTGGTGGAGAAAACATCGCAAGTGATTTTCCGAATGAAGAGAAATATCCTCAATACGCAAGTTTAAGTGTCGAGAAAATTATCGAACGTAACCCAGAAATGGTCATGCTAATTACGCACGGCGAACCAGAAGCAGTCAAAGCAGCATTCGAAGGTGAAATGCTGAAAAATCCAGCATGGAAAAACTTGGACGCTGTGAAATCTGGAAATGTAATCGTCCTGCCTTCACATTTATTTGGCACAAACCCAGGTACAAAAGTAGTCGATGCGCTAGAAGTGATGAAAGAAAGCTTAGGACAGGTTAAATAAGATGATCGCTGTAGGAGAACAGACAAAGAAAGAACGACATCCTCTCGCTAAAAAGCGTGTAATTGTACTTGTGACAAGCGGTAGTTTAGTAATCTTAGCAGCGCTCGCTAGTTTGATGATCGGTCCGGTGTCCTTCTCCATGCAAGAAATTTGGAATGGAATCTTCGTTGCGAATGACACGATGGAACGTCGAATTATTTGGGAGCTTCGCTTTCCACGTGTTTTAGTAGGAATGATAGTCGGAATTAGTTTGGCGGTGTCGGGCGCTATATTACAAGGAATTATGCGCAATCCTTTGGCTGATCCAGGAATTATTGGCGTGTCTTCGGGTGCAGGGCTTTCTGCAACAATCATTATGATAATTTTTCCGGCGTATATTATGTTTTTGCCACTTGCAGCATTTTTAGGTGCTTTGATAACTGCGCTCGTAGTGTATGCATTGTCATGGAGGGGAGGCGCATCCCCGCTACGCATTATTCTTGTAGGAGTGGCCATTAACGCAGTAATTGGAGCGGTTATGAGTGCGTTAATGTTGTTGTATAGTGACCGCGTACAAGCAGTTTTGCCATGGTTAGCAGGTGGCATTGCAGGTGTGGGATGGGTGCAATTTGAGATGATCATTTATTATGCACTTGCAGCATTCGTATTGGCGATCTTTGCTGTTAAGCATATTCGAATTTTGAGACTGGGCGATGAAGTGGCAAAGTTGCTTGGACATAACGTAGAACGTAGTCGCTTTTTCTTAATCGTACTAAGTACACTTCTCGCTGGAATGGCAGTAAGTGTATCGGGTTTAATCGGTTTCGTTGGATTAGTTGTACCACATATCATGCGTTCAATTGTAGGCGGTGATTATCGCTA encodes:
- a CDS encoding helix-turn-helix transcriptional regulator; protein product: MKILLLIKDPLEAQGLQWLLTSQWTDVTVEVTDQVSVLHTFQDAYLYIIDMDFIKHEEVELPTQTLWLGISSERTFQTVYEALSKKAEDVLFRPFPPERLVKQIQQIRFRWRNEQVERTQPVTAEKHSISYEDLIIRETVIEYPVCMSLLAISDVDALDLLVDKLKVHDFPSTFQVFPFSNHVLVIHQLKEMQALHEAYRIFFSQWKRLSDALLTIYLYTEEKNISYRELYKKMRLFHERIFYDGYDIIMQIEEEVQWKELDPFLSPIDQQKWIEMLNKQQLQKIRDWLEYDFLTLEPPYPNPEMVRVRLTSILAQMRRYMMANSLQSSHVETSYHELFNKTIQEPIMYEIIQSFITFSSELIRTSSELNVSQDFVEKVRERMVMNYWDSSWNLADCADEMKMHKSTLSRKYAKEAEDSFRDALLRIRIEQAKRLLKETDLAIADVAITSGFSHPAYFSKRFKEATGWTPYAYRQS
- the hutU gene encoding urocanate hydratase, encoding MTIKQTHNASEKVIQYTGTELHTKGWQQEAALRMLMNNLHPDVAEHPDKLVVYGGIGKAARNWESFDAIVRSLKELENDETLLVQSGKPVVIFKTHENAPRVLIANSNIVPAYANWDTFHELDKKGLMMYGQMTAGSWIYIGSQGIVQGTYETFAELANQHFGGSLKGTITVTAGLGGMGGAQPLAVTMAGGVCIGIEVDETRIDRRIETRYTDVKTDSLDEAIRLAEEAKAERKALSIGLLGNAADVLPEMISRGFIPDVLTDQTSAHDPLNGYVPSKMTMEEAAKLRASNPEEYVRLSKKAMAQHVSAMIDMMDKGAITFDYGNNIRQVAKDEGVERAFDFPGFVPAYIRPQFCEGKGPFRWVALSGDPEDIRKTDEVILREFSYNTHLCNWIKMAQEKIQFQGLPARICWLGYGERARFGKIINDMVASGELSAPIVIGRDHLDSGSVSSPNRETEAMKDGSDVVSDWPILNAMVNAVGGATWVSLHHGGGVGMGYSQHAGMVIVADGTKEAEARLERVLTTDPGMGVVRHADAGYDIAIQTAKEKGINMPMLKGGK
- the hutI gene encoding imidazolonepropionase — protein: MKPVWIKHAKELATIAGENGARKGKDMSELAIIEDGSVWIEDGKIAAVGTTAELEEQFANRTHEADIVDATGRLVTPGLVDPHTHIVYGGSREREFEMRLEGATYMDIMNAGGGIHATCRMTREATEDELIEQSSRRLDSFAKHGVTTVEGKSGYGLDLETEMKQLRVAKRLNEQHAVEIIPTFMGAHAVPNEYKGNEDAFVDLIIDEMLPVVAKEKLAIFNDVFCEKDVFTPEQSERILEAGKKLGLTPKIHADEIVSYGGAELAAKVGAISAEHLLKASDQGIKDMAEAGVIGCLLPATALFLREEAAKGRQMIDSGMAVAISTDCNPGSSPTTSMPLVMNLACISMRLTPAEALVAATINAASAIKVENRVGSLEVGKQGDLVMWDIGSYQELQYLFGVNHVDKVWKKGQQIVG
- a CDS encoding CBS domain-containing protein; translated protein: MPKNSERFLVAYNRIDKSLMKITDLPSHLSFSKKIDRAKNQNALVAHYEDELREFGSLRNAIVHNRIGIDYTIAEPHDHIVETIELIEEKLSHPVTVKELFERKVHTVQANESLATGLKIVKEKKFNQLPIYQKGRFIGLITANGIMNWLAGQETDNISREIPTLLDIYNHEKRKKTYRFVKSTMSVYEAEGYFKKSIMSGNRLEALLITEQGGKDEKLIGIITPLDLLKLD
- a CDS encoding sodium:proton antiporter, producing MDIVQVLILLTIGYIAMTIDKKQKNFPLPVFLVTIGFGLSFIPYFSTITVSKELIYTVFLPGLLFTSAYHYSAKSLKKHAAVIGVLSTVGLLLTAILLGIVTYALGTVISISLAGALLVASILTPTDPVSVVSILKKSLKDPAVSEIVDGESMINDGTSVVLFTVLLTMFTQQENFEFWSFVGKFLFVSIGGIVTGLAAGWLVSKAIHVSTHREHQVLLSIIIAYSVFHLAEGFGFSGVLATVAAGIMLSAELERTPHEKDYRNSLNGFWEVAEPALLSILFLVIGIISADYLLSFNYWLLASGIFIFSLLTRFIVIMGTLKMFSGYRKHVNVKEASLLSWAGIRGTMSIFLLLSLADATDSSADVLVSLGFAVVFLSLLLQSVGIFPLSKALEKR
- a CDS encoding ABC transporter substrate-binding protein, giving the protein MKKLASVLSILMLLFVLSACGTKDEKATENVVAATAEQPEETSHKTIEVTDMTGQTLTFEKAPETVATLSSGDLDMLLALDIEIAGRPTVQGSPVKELEGITEVGNPHQPNFEKIAEVNPDVIIAAPSFKQHEANMERQGTKVIYTAANSVEDIKNTIGLFGKLFAKEQQAKTIQDTITNEIEKSISEKADAVKTLLVYGAPGTYMVALPNSLSGNLLELAGGENIASDFPNEEKYPQYASLSVEKIIERNPEMVMLITHGEPEAVKAAFEGEMLKNPAWKNLDAVKSGNVIVLPSHLFGTNPGTKVVDALEVMKESLGQVK
- a CDS encoding FecCD family ABC transporter permease, translating into MAVGEQTKKERHPLAKKRVIVLVTSGSLVILAALASLMIGPVSFSMQEIWNGIFVANDTMERRIIWELRFPRVLVGMIVGISLAVSGAILQGIMRNPLADPGIIGVSSGAGLSATIIMIIFPAYIMFLPLAAFLGALITALVVYALSWRGGASPLRIILVGVAINAVIGAVMSALMLLYSDRVQAVLPWLAGGIAGVGWVQFEMIIYYALAAFVLAIFAVKHIRILRLGDEVAKLLGHNVERSRFFLIVLSTLLAGMAVSVSGLIGFVGLVVPHIMRSIVGGDYRYLLPASALGGGLLVIVADTVARTAFNPIELPVGILLAFLGGPFFLYLIQKRRDSFADN